One stretch of Mobula birostris isolate sMobBir1 chromosome 5, sMobBir1.hap1, whole genome shotgun sequence DNA includes these proteins:
- the LOC140197425 gene encoding polymeric immunoglobulin receptor-like isoform X2, whose translation MLWSTIVLSVLLFNVLGTAGIPITIRQSPQRVTVAEGETVELYCTYIRNATHFRGNVTGTLSWYKDVEDRSVCCTCRGYKGRVQQNNFPDFQRSSIRITHLRMNDTGVYYCQLNVSLDGTYLGNGSGVTVIRNVGVPITVRQWPLWVTVTEGETAKLNCTFSQNTVHSGRRLIGAISWYKDVKSRSVCNMCSEYSGRVLENTSFGIPSATIEISDLKVTDTGRYYCQVDILLEGKHFGNGTEVTVIRMKATKSGGRSLRWQLLEMGVKLIIFLVINIVTVLFIRSQRSRGIVNRNKLI comes from the exons ATGCTGTGGAGTACGATCGTTTTGTCAGTGCTGTTGTTCAACG TTTTAGGAACCGCCGGCATCCCAATAACAATCAGGCAATCGCCGCAGCGTGTTACCGTTGCCGAAGGAGAGACGGTGGAACTATATTGTACTTATATCCGAAATGCAACCCACTTCAGGGGAAATGTGACTGGAACATTGAGTTGGTACAAAGACGTGGAAGACCGTTCCGTTTGCTGCACATGCAGAGGGTATAAAGGTCGCGTTCAGCAAAACAATTTTCCGGATTTTCAAAGGTCATCTATCAGAATCACCCATCTCAGAATGAACGATACGGGAGTGTATTACTGCCAGCTGAATGTTTCCCTGGATGGAACATATCTTGGAAACGGATCAGGAGTCACAGTCATAC GAAACGTCGGAGTCCCAATAACAGTCAGGCAGTGGCCTCTGTGGGTCACTGTTACTGAAGGGGAGACGGCTAAATTGAATTGTACCTTCAGCCAGAATACAGTTCATTCGGGACGCAGACTAATCGGAGCCATCAGTTGGTACAAAGACGTGAAAAGCCGATCCGTTTGCAACATGTGCAGTGAGTATAGTGGTCGCGTTCTGGAAAACACTTCATTTGGCATTCCAAGCGCAACTATCGAAATAAGCGACCTCAAGGTGACAGATACAGGAAGGTATTACTGCCAAGTGGATATATTATTGGAAGGAAAACATTTTGGAAACGGGACGGAAGTCACAGTCATAC GCATGAAGGCAACAAAAAGCGGTGGAAGGAGCTTACGTTGGCAGCTACTTGAAATGGGAGTGAAACTTATAATATTTCTTGTGATCAACATTGTAACGGTTCTCTTCATCCGTTCCCAGAGGTCTCGCGGAATTGTCAACAGGAACAAATTAATCTAA
- the LOC140197425 gene encoding natural cytotoxicity triggering receptor 3-like isoform X3, with the protein MLWSTIVLSVLLFNGNVGVPITVRQWPLWVTVTEGETAKLNCTFSQNTVHSGRRLIGAISWYKDVKSRSVCNMCSEYSGRVLENTSFGIPSATIEISDLKVTDTGRYYCQVDILLEGKHFGNGTEVTVIPGMKATKSGGRSLRWQLLEMGVKLIIFLVINIVTVLFIRSQRSRGIVNRNKLI; encoded by the exons ATGCTGTGGAGTACGATCGTTTTGTCAGTGCTGTTGTTCAACG GAAACGTCGGAGTCCCAATAACAGTCAGGCAGTGGCCTCTGTGGGTCACTGTTACTGAAGGGGAGACGGCTAAATTGAATTGTACCTTCAGCCAGAATACAGTTCATTCGGGACGCAGACTAATCGGAGCCATCAGTTGGTACAAAGACGTGAAAAGCCGATCCGTTTGCAACATGTGCAGTGAGTATAGTGGTCGCGTTCTGGAAAACACTTCATTTGGCATTCCAAGCGCAACTATCGAAATAAGCGACCTCAAGGTGACAGATACAGGAAGGTATTACTGCCAAGTGGATATATTATTGGAAGGAAAACATTTTGGAAACGGGACGGAAGTCACAGTCATAC CAGGCATGAAGGCAACAAAAAGCGGTGGAAGGAGCTTACGTTGGCAGCTACTTGAAATGGGAGTGAAACTTATAATATTTCTTGTGATCAACATTGTAACGGTTCTCTTCATCCGTTCCCAGAGGTCTCGCGGAATTGTCAACAGGAACAAATTAATCTAA
- the LOC140197425 gene encoding polymeric immunoglobulin receptor-like isoform X1: MLWSTIVLSVLLFNVLGTAGIPITIRQSPQRVTVAEGETVELYCTYIRNATHFRGNVTGTLSWYKDVEDRSVCCTCRGYKGRVQQNNFPDFQRSSIRITHLRMNDTGVYYCQLNVSLDGTYLGNGSGVTVIRNVGVPITVRQWPLWVTVTEGETAKLNCTFSQNTVHSGRRLIGAISWYKDVKSRSVCNMCSEYSGRVLENTSFGIPSATIEISDLKVTDTGRYYCQVDILLEGKHFGNGTEVTVIPGMKATKSGGRSLRWQLLEMGVKLIIFLVINIVTVLFIRSQRSRGIVNRNKLI, translated from the exons ATGCTGTGGAGTACGATCGTTTTGTCAGTGCTGTTGTTCAACG TTTTAGGAACCGCCGGCATCCCAATAACAATCAGGCAATCGCCGCAGCGTGTTACCGTTGCCGAAGGAGAGACGGTGGAACTATATTGTACTTATATCCGAAATGCAACCCACTTCAGGGGAAATGTGACTGGAACATTGAGTTGGTACAAAGACGTGGAAGACCGTTCCGTTTGCTGCACATGCAGAGGGTATAAAGGTCGCGTTCAGCAAAACAATTTTCCGGATTTTCAAAGGTCATCTATCAGAATCACCCATCTCAGAATGAACGATACGGGAGTGTATTACTGCCAGCTGAATGTTTCCCTGGATGGAACATATCTTGGAAACGGATCAGGAGTCACAGTCATAC GAAACGTCGGAGTCCCAATAACAGTCAGGCAGTGGCCTCTGTGGGTCACTGTTACTGAAGGGGAGACGGCTAAATTGAATTGTACCTTCAGCCAGAATACAGTTCATTCGGGACGCAGACTAATCGGAGCCATCAGTTGGTACAAAGACGTGAAAAGCCGATCCGTTTGCAACATGTGCAGTGAGTATAGTGGTCGCGTTCTGGAAAACACTTCATTTGGCATTCCAAGCGCAACTATCGAAATAAGCGACCTCAAGGTGACAGATACAGGAAGGTATTACTGCCAAGTGGATATATTATTGGAAGGAAAACATTTTGGAAACGGGACGGAAGTCACAGTCATAC CAGGCATGAAGGCAACAAAAAGCGGTGGAAGGAGCTTACGTTGGCAGCTACTTGAAATGGGAGTGAAACTTATAATATTTCTTGTGATCAACATTGTAACGGTTCTCTTCATCCGTTCCCAGAGGTCTCGCGGAATTGTCAACAGGAACAAATTAATCTAA